One window from the genome of Mauremys mutica isolate MM-2020 ecotype Southern chromosome 4, ASM2049712v1, whole genome shotgun sequence encodes:
- the LOC123369185 gene encoding uncharacterized protein LOC123369185, whose translation MSVQQTPQSPAIETQIRARDTGLLRPPEVSEISQPESVTAGEEITLSCRVVGHFPGELRVTWLRRGWGARAAVPLQGSAEYRIEPGAPNTQDGKSFQQETRLSFTPSVQRDQGAEYVCRVGHVALGTSLERRSRELQVTARPQVSGIQVSPHWEPRNQVPFAVQLQNFYPRGIHRIQWSCDGKSWEKCEPTDYSENPDLTFSATSVWRIPSRDLNRPELRVRVSVQQSPREPRIEREIRAGDTGLLRPPEVSEISQPESVTVGEEITLSCRMTGHFPGALSVAWLRKEKSAATRRSMQQSKGDTLVPLENSREYRIQPGAPCTQDGKSFQQETRLSFTPSVQRDQGAEYVCRVGHVALGTPLERRSRELQVTGQCLCLKSLVTGASRPFRG comes from the exons ATGTCCGTTCAGCAAACCCCTCAGAGCCCCGCAATCGAGACACAGATCCGAGCCAGGGACACAG GTCTCCTGCGGCCCCCGGAGGTGTCGGAAATCTCCCAGCCCGAGTCAGTGACGGCGGGGGAGGAAATCACCCTGAGCTGCCGCGTGGTGGGGCATTTCCCTGGGGAGCTGAGAGTGACCTGgctcaggaggggctggggggccagggcTGCTGTTCCCCTGCAGGGCTCTGCCGAGTACAGAATCGAGCCCGGAGCTCCCAACACACAGGACGGGAAAAGCTTCCAGCAGGAGACGAGACTCAGCTTCACCCCCTCGGTGCAGAGAGACCAGGGGGCCGAGTACGTCTGCCGGGTGGGACATGTCGCCCTAGGGACCTCCCTGGAGAGACGCAGCCGGGAGCTGCAGGTGACAG CCCGGCCGCAGGTGTCCGGGATCCAGGTGTCACCGCACTGGGAGCCCCGGAATCAGGTGCCGTTTGCCGTCCAGCTCCAGAACTTTTACCCCAGGGGGATTCACCGGATCCAGTGGAGCTGTGATGGGAAAAGCTGGGAAAAGTGTGAACCAACCGACTACAGCGAGAACCCGGATCTCACGTTCAGTGCTACCAGCGTCTGGAGAATTCCCAGCCGGGATCTGAACCGTCCGGAGCTCAGAGTCCGAGTGTCCGTTCAGCAAAGCCCCCGAGAGCCCCGAATCGAGAGAGAGATCCGAGCCGGGGACACAG GTCTCCTGCGGCCCCCGGAGGTGTCGGAAATCTCCCAACCCGAGTCAGTGACGGTGGGGGAGGAAATCACTCTGAGCTGCCGCATGACGGGGCATTTCCCCGGGGCGCTGAGTGTGGCCTGGCTCAGGAAGGAGAAATCAGCTGCAACCAGACGATCTATGCAACAGAGCAAGGGAGACACCCTGGTTCCTCTAGAAAACTCTCGGGAGTACAGAAtccagcccggagctccctgcACACAGGACGGGAAAAGCTTCCAGCAGGAGACGAGACTCAGCTTCACCCCCTCGGTGCAGAGAGACCAGGGGGCCGAGTACGTCTGCCGGGTGGGACATGTCGCCCTAGGGACCCCTCTGGAGAGACGCAGCCGGGAGCTGCAGGTGACAGGTCAGTGTCTCTGTCTGAAATCTCTGGTCACTGGAGCCTCTCGTCCATTCCGGGGCTGA